In Sciurus carolinensis chromosome 8, mSciCar1.2, whole genome shotgun sequence, the genomic stretch cgcgcacacacacacacacacacacacacacaaagaaaagggagaaaaaaaccaaaaaccttgaGCATGTTTAATAATGATGGGAAAGAaccaggagaaagggaaagagaaaagatagatggctgggtgtggtgatccacatctgtattcccagctacacaggagactgaggcaagagaatcataagttcaaggtcaaccctatgacttagcaagaccctgtctcaataagggctggagaggtagctcagtagtaaagatccctggttcaatccctagtactgaaaagaaggaaggaaggaaggaaggaaggaaggaaggaaggaaggaaggaaggagcaggaggaggagaagacaggagagcagagcagaggagaggaggaagggacagaaaAAGACATGGCACAAGCTCCCAAGAAGGTGCCAGGCACAGAAGAGctactcaatgaatatttgtgaaataGAGGCATCACTGTAGGCAGGCCAGGATATAGTCCAGAAAACAGGCAGAGGAACTGCCAGGGCCCATACTCAGTCCACTCTAACCTCTGCTGGCCACTCTTCTTGTATACGGCCCAATATGGCTGCCAGTCTTCTGGCCTCTTCATGACCTCTCAGGACCACAACTGACACTCCACAGGCACTGTTCCCCATAGTTCCAATGTAGGACAGAATTTAGGATGCCCCTGGGCACCTCTGAGTCAGAAGCTGAGCTCAAGATGGTTGGCTGTGGCCCGGGAAGCCAGGCCTTGGGTGTCTCCCATGGGATCCTGGGAGCATGCAAGAAAGGGACACACTGTACTTTTCACGCTGATGTTCTCTGACCCAGAATACCTGGGAGCTAAGAGGTCCTTGACTTTATAAACTGATAATCATCATCCCAAGAGGATATTTAAGTACAAAAATCATGGTCAGGATGTTCATCTGTCAGTCATGGAAGATCCCCAAAATGGACAAGTAGTCAACTCTCAAAGGGACAGCAGTTAGCTCTAAGGTGAAATAGGAGGAAGGGTAGAGACCTTTCCTATATATTGTATGGACTTaatatgttttgaatatttttagtttttataataaactttattagctttataatcacaatatacaatcttcttaaaaattgaattttaactTAAGAATATCcataaataaaaagcagaaacattATAGATGAGTTTCAAGTCTCTTAAACcatcctcccctgccctccccactcTCCAAACAATTTACAACAAAATCCACTACTTCTCAGTTTGGTATGAAGCATTCCATACTTCTAAAATGCATATATGTAATCTCCACATCAAATACGCAGTCTTGGCATTTAAAGGAATTAAAcgtaaaatgttttcatatagcACTTGTTCTAGACTTTTCCtctccattatttttcttcatggagCATGTAATGGTTAATTcaaattgtcaacttgattggattaagagatgtcatTGATTAAGAGACTTCAGGGTGTGTCCATgcgggcatgtctaggaatgattggcatgtgggatagtgaagtGAAGTGCAGCCCCTCCCTCTGCGTGGgtagcaccacccaataggatggaataaaagttggaagaacaaggaagcagatgcagatgcaagctcgactcttcttgaaaatgttcttgatcgctgcttcaATCGTCtaaggatatcagactcttgcttcttcactcttccagagtggactctgccagtgattgtccaggtttccagaagccttggtcttggactagggcaGCACTGTTGATCATTCTTGTTccggggcttccacctcttggactgcacagttacttggttcttccagctctctagtctgcagacagccattgtggactatccagcttctggtcgtgtaagccaacctaataaatcccctttttataatcatacttcctgtttcctggcattcttttttttttttttttttttgcagtactggggatcgaactcagggccttgtgcttgggaggcaagcactctaccagctgagctatctccccagccccatacttcctgttgattctgttcctctagagaatcctgactagTACAGCACATACATCCTTACAGGAGTTTTAACTCtcctctttttttgtactggtgattgtGGTActatgctacatccccagcaattttttCCCCCCTGGTACTGGCAATTAAACCCAGGAGGGCACTTAatcattaagccacatccccagtcctttttatattttatttagagacagagtctccctcagttgcttagggtctggctaaattgctgaggctggctttgaactctgatcctcctgcaCCATCCATGTGAGtcccagcaatttttatttatttgtctattttgagacagggacttgctaaattgcccaagctagtctcaaacttgccatcctcctgcctcagcctcttgagtggaTGGGAGTAAAGGCCTGACCTAAGGGTGCAGGGTCGTTTAACACTACTCCCATAAATTCCATTCCCCTTCCTTCAAATGCTGTCCCTAAAATCACTCCAGCAGAAGTCTCTAGAACAGAGGTTCAACACTTGGAAACTATTTATACCGAAAACTATCCCttatttatctaaaattcaaatttaactgagtGGCCTGTATTTATCTGCCAACCTTGGGACTTGGACTTTCGTTAAAAATACCAGAGGCCTCATCAGTAGGcatgattcagtaggtctggcaGGGGCCCAGCCCAAAATCTGGTTTCTGTTTGTGGCGCTGGGGACCAAACCATGGGCCTCGCAGatgctagacaaatgctttattactgagctacgtTCCCCAGCCACGAAACCTGTATTTTTAAAGCCTGTCTTCTGATCAGTCTGCCTCGCCAAGCTGGTGGGGGCTGCTGGTGCTTagccagcctccagagctgctgtgcCCCCGACTGAAGCCAGAGGGAATATACTCAAGCGTGGCGCCCTTTCCTCCCCCTACATTGTGGGGACAGCCAGTGACTTTCTGCCACTCTTCGGCCGGCCGCCCATTTTTCCTTGGGCTCATGAATTTTCCCGAGGTCTCGGGATCCTGATGGGCTACTGGTTCCCCGCCCAGGCAATAACTGAAAATCAACAGTGTGGCCGAGGGCCGGAGGGGGAAGTGGGTGGAGCACGAGACAAAGACGCTGGAGGAACCGGGCGCGGCGCAGGGTTCCCTCCCACACGCCTCGGCGGCCCTTTCTGAAGAGTCCGCCCTGCCCTGTGGGCCGGGCCCCGCGCTCCTCCCAGTTCCCTAAACTGCCCAGGCCAGGCGAGTGTCCCGAAGGAGCGGGGCCAACAGAACTTAGTCACAGCCAATCACAGCGAGGTCCTTATGAGAGGGGCGTGGCCGACGACTTCAGCTTAGGGACCCGACCAATCCCCACCCAAGGGGGGCAAAGCTCTTTCTACCTGGGTCCAGGTGCGGTCCGCTCTGCCTCTCCGGGTGGCTCCGAGGGCAGAATGGAGTGGACGCAGGAGGCCTCGGGAGGAGGTCAAGCCGAGGCTGACATCCCAAAGGAGCTCTCGGGAAGCCAGATCCCGGGGCTAGATCAGCCGCAGGTCCCGGTGGAGACGCAACAGGCCGAGAGTCCCGAAAGCAGCCCGAGACCGACCCGGGCCGTGAAGGAGGCGGCGGGCGCGGGCCAGGACCTCCCAGACGGGAAGAAGCTGCCTCCGTCTCGCCCCGGGCCCCTGAGGGTGCCGCCACTCAGCCTGGGCTACGGTGCCTTCCGCCGCCTGGGGTCAGCCAGCCGGGAGCCGCCGTCGCCTGGCCCCTCCTCGGCCGAACAGCCCCCGGTCGGCGAGGCAGCAGGACCCGAGTTGTTGCCCTGGTCCGCCCCTGGCGAGCAGGCGCCCGGCACTTGGGCCCCGATGGAACTGCAGGTGGACGTGCGCGTGAAGTCGGTGGGCGCGGCCACCGGCAGTCGCGCGCCCTCGCCGGCGCCCTCCACGCGCTTCCTCACGGTGCCGGTCCCGGAGTCCCCTGCCTTCTCCCGCCGCTCCTGCACCCTGCAGCGAGCTCCGTCTCCGGGAGGCACGTTGGGCCGCTGCTCGCCGCTGGCGGCAGCCCCGACCGAGCGTGACCACTACGTGGAGGGCCAAGACAACGCAGCCGGAGGGCGCTCGGGCTCCCCGGGCTCCCCGGGCTCCCCGGGCTCTCCAACGTGCCGTTGCCGCTGCCAGGAGCGAGGACTGGAAAGGGAGGATGCCGCGCTGCTGCAGCGCGCTGGGATAGATGGCAAAAAACTGCCCCGGGCGATCACACTCATAGGTAAGTGCTCCCTGGCGCCAGGTAGGGGTCCGTGAGGCGCGCGCGCACCAGAACACTGCAGTGGAGGGACTTGAGCGCTCGGAAGGCAGTCCTGATGTCGCGACCCCATCTGGTCCCTCTGCCTTAAAATTAATGACATTTTGGTCTAcctaaatgtaaatcaaaatgttGGCGGTAAAAGAATAAAACCAcaatccctccccacccccaaagaaCTTTCGCATTCCTTCGTAGTGTGCAAAAGCACCATCTTCCAGAAGGAGAGGTGGTAGGAGTTTCGGATGAAGGGAAGTGATTCAGGATcacgtggtggtggtggtggccagGGCAGGAACACGCTCCAGCCCGGCCGAAGCCCACAACCCTGAGGTGGATGGACCTCCAAGTACAGGCTCTTTTCTGTCCACCATACTGAGGAGCGTGGGCCCCCTCTCATCCATTCAGCACGTACTGAGTGGGGACCACGGACCAGACTGCTAGGGTGTGGGCCTGTGTGTTTTTGTGGAGGTGAGGAGAGCTTGGCACAAAAGTGGGAACAGCCCGGGACTGATGTAAACAACCCTGGATAAAGAATCATCGGGGAGTGGTTGGTGAACGTGGCACCAGCAAGCTTTGCTGAAGCAGTCTCCAGTTGTCTGGGGAGCTGAGATGGGAGGGGCCCCTTCTAGGGCCAGACCTGCGGGAAGAAGCGCCTAAGGGGTTAGAGCCCTGCCCAGCAGGCAACCTGCTGAAAGCCCTAAAGATCTGagatggagagaggaggaggcagctAGTCAGGCACCAAATCCCAAGGGGTTCTGGGGTTCTCAAATATGAGGAGGGTTCCAGACTTGATTCACTCAGGGACTTTTGCAGCCTTTGGTACAAGCATATTTTCTACATGAAGGAAtattgttttctgttgctgttgtgACAAATTTTCATGCTCTTAGTGACtttaaatgacaaatttatttGCTTACAGTTCTGTAGGTGGGAAGTCTGATGCAAGCTGACCGGTCTAAAGTCAAGGCGCTGGCAGGACCATGTTCCCTTCTGGGGGCTCCAGGGGAGATTCTCTTTCCTTGCTTTTACAGCTTCTAGGGGCCAGCATGTCTTTCGCTCAGGGCCCTCTCTATACCTCTCTATATTCAAATTCAGCTGGGTTAGGCCAAATCCTTCTCCTGTTGCCACCTCTCTGACTCAGAcattcttctgcctccctcttccattTATAAGGACCCTCATGATCACATTGGGCTCACCCAGATAACCCAGGACTATCTCCCTTTCTCGAGGTTAGTTGATTATCCATCTTGATCTCCCTTTGTCATGTAACCCAACATATTCACAGATTCCAGGGATAAGGTCATGGACATCTTTGGGAAGGCATTATTCTGTCTACAATAATATTAATCTATAACTTTCtttcagattctttaaaaaaagctGTGACCGATAGGGAAGTTAAGAGCCAGTGAGAAGTGAcatggttggatttttttttctagaaaatgagCTCtgatagggttggggatgtagcttagtggtataggCCTGTCTAGcctgttcaaggccctgggttccatacccagtaACCATGCTCCcctgccaacacacacacacacacacacacacactgaaagtGAGCTCTGATAGCATTATGGAGGAAGGTTGGGGCAGGGATGAGATTGAGGGAGGGGGAGCAGTTAGGAGGTAATAGCAGTGATTCAACCAAAGATGATGAGTTTTGATCTatggcaggggcaggagggagagctGGAGAGGCTGAATTCACAGGCTAGACCAGTGAGCACGTGAAGGTAAGGCTAAGGGGGTGAATCGAGATGTCTCCCATGTTTCTGGTAACTAGGTAATGGATTGTGTATCCTTCCACAATGGAGAACACTGGAAGAGGTGTTggggaaataaataagaaaatgcctTAGCCACCTCCCAGCAGAAGTGTCATTTAAGGGAAGTGGAGCTAGCCACAGAGATGGGGGAGTGGATGTATAGAAGGGAAATCAGgcacagagagaaaagagggagttTATGGAAGAGTGCATCCAGTAGTGTCAAATGTGGAGCGAGGCTTCATGGAAGAGGCAGATTCTGGGCTGGATGATTAGGAGGAGTTACCCCAAACAGTGGTCAGGGGACTATCCCAATAACCAGAGAGGTGTGAAACAGAGTGAGTGGCAGGGTGAGGTGCCAGACAGAACATACCGCCAAGTAGATGCCGTTCCTGGTGCTTCGGTTTTGTTTTCTGGGAAACGTGGGGTTAACAAACCCTGGGTTGCCCAGTGCAGGGCTGAGGCTTAGTCTGCAGGATTCTTCTTGGATGCAGAGTTCTGCTGAGTGGTTTCTGCCTGTGGGAGCAAACTGGTGACCTCAACAAGAAGGGTAAACCAGGGCAAGGCTCCATGACTTACCCAAGCCGTGTGATGATGCCCCAACCCGGCCGCTGCTCATTCCCTCGTGAACTTAAGAGGGAACAGTCACCCttaagagggttggggatgtcaCTACTTGGTCTCATCCCTCACTTATTTGGGCAGGTGTCCCAAAGGAACTGTTCAGGTGTAAGCAAAGGGACCACACACTCTGGTATTCTGATTGGCAGCCCTTAGCCTGCAGGCAGCTGGCAGGAGAGAGGAGAGTTTGCAAAACCTCAAAGTGAAGAAAGAGCTAGATTTTCAGATAACGAATATCCTTCCTTCTTGGTTTGGAGTCGCCTTCTTTGCCCCCAGGCCGGCTTAGGTATACCAATTGCATACTCTCAGGGGTCCTTG encodes the following:
- the Klrg2 gene encoding killer cell lectin-like receptor subfamily G member 2 isoform X2; this translates as MEWTQEASGGGQAEADIPKELSGSQIPGLDQPQVPVETQQAESPESSPRPTRAVKEAAGAGQDLPDGKKLPPSRPGPLRVPPLSLGYGAFRRLGSASREPPSPGPSSAEQPPVGEAAGPELLPWSAPGEQAPGTWAPMELQVDVRVKSVGAATGSRAPSPAPSTRFLTVPVPESPAFSRRSCTLQRAPSPGGTLGRCSPLAAAPTERDHYVEGQDNAAGGRSGSPGSPGSPGSPTCRCRCQERGLEREDAALLQRAGIDGKKLPRAITLIGLPMYMKSLRWALAVLAVLLASSTVAIVALASRAGARCRPCPQGWMWSEEHCYYLSSEAQDWEASQAFCLAHHATLPLLSHTQASRGR
- the Klrg2 gene encoding killer cell lectin-like receptor subfamily G member 2 isoform X1 — protein: MEWTQEASGGGQAEADIPKELSGSQIPGLDQPQVPVETQQAESPESSPRPTRAVKEAAGAGQDLPDGKKLPPSRPGPLRVPPLSLGYGAFRRLGSASREPPSPGPSSAEQPPVGEAAGPELLPWSAPGEQAPGTWAPMELQVDVRVKSVGAATGSRAPSPAPSTRFLTVPVPESPAFSRRSCTLQRAPSPGGTLGRCSPLAAAPTERDHYVEGQDNAAGGRSGSPGSPGSPGSPTCRCRCQERGLEREDAALLQRAGIDGKKLPRAITLIGLPMYMKSLRWALAVLAVLLASSTVAIVALASRAGARCRPCPQGWMWSEEHCYYLSSEAQDWEASQAFCLAHHATLPLLSHTQDFLSRHLVNRRSWVGARRGPRGWHWIDGAPLAPQLLPEEDEDNPGLGCGALEEGQLVALDCSSPRPWVCARETK